The Arachis ipaensis cultivar K30076 chromosome B07, Araip1.1, whole genome shotgun sequence genome includes a window with the following:
- the LOC107609939 gene encoding uncharacterized protein LOC107609939 isoform X1 — MEESELEEGEACSFLNHEEELDDASIDPDVDLSYISIKSKQPEMTNFGFPASDVGGLQVIKNCDLEKLIELGSRTFGTVYHGKWRGTDVVIKRITDRCFARKPSEQERMVYFSLIMFLSSLFPCPFSMTNEMVYIDYLFIQ; from the exons ATGGAGGAGTCTGAACTTGAAGAGGGAGAGGCATGCTCATTCCTGAACCACGAGGAGGAGCTTGATGATGCTAGCATCGATCCTGATGTTGATCTCTCTTACATT AGCATCAAGAGCAAGCAACCAGAAATGACAAATTTTGGCTTTCCAGCATCAGATGTTGGAGGATTGCAG GTAATAAAGAACTGTGACCTTGAAAAGCTTATAGAATTAGGATCTCGTACATTTGGGACTGTGTATCATGGAAAATGGAGAGGCACTGATGTTGTAATCAAGCGGATTACTGATAGGTGTTTTGCAAGAAAGCCTTCAGAGCAAGAGCGAATGGTTTACTTTTCATTGATAATGTTTTTGAGTTCCCTTTTCCCCTGCCCTTTTTCCATGACTAATGAAATGGTTTACATTGATTATCTGTTTATACAGTAA
- the LOC107609939 gene encoding uncharacterized protein LOC107609939 isoform X2 codes for MEESELEEGEACSFLNHEEELDDASIDPDVDLSYISIKSKQPEMTNFGFPASDVGGLQVIKNCDLEKLIELGSRTFGTVYHGKWRGTDVVIKRITDRCFARKPSEQERM; via the exons ATGGAGGAGTCTGAACTTGAAGAGGGAGAGGCATGCTCATTCCTGAACCACGAGGAGGAGCTTGATGATGCTAGCATCGATCCTGATGTTGATCTCTCTTACATT AGCATCAAGAGCAAGCAACCAGAAATGACAAATTTTGGCTTTCCAGCATCAGATGTTGGAGGATTGCAG GTAATAAAGAACTGTGACCTTGAAAAGCTTATAGAATTAGGATCTCGTACATTTGGGACTGTGTATCATGGAAAATGGAGAGGCACTGATGTTGTAATCAAGCGGATTACTGATAGGTGTTTTGCAAGAAAGCCTTCAGAGCAAGAGCGAATG TAA
- the LOC107608619 gene encoding RING-H2 finger protein ATL11-like, with protein MTQNGSLVEHYYMISFLLFALLMQKPPEATSQLITAAKTPTYLSQTSPIEPPNKNSMVAIMIIIVFMFLLSAFISLYSRHCTRRPARVQSRRLNIAMVADELNDRQSHSECVGLSQETIETFPTFLYSSVKGHKIGTCALACAVCISEFEDQETLRLIPKCSHVFHPTCIDAWLASHSTCPVCRADLDPTQNDVHSSSIFSIHIPDDDVINEMEEQGQSNEQEDAAADARGRDQNDIVESFSSKGDLLRRSRTVNDVMTGQTLRSLLFPRSNSAGTSLTRVQTGDKDFERFTLRLPSGVRSEVFMNSRLKRAKTCVGLVRMSSGTKGYRTGSVGNCRGDYERWRFTLTPPFLTKNWSRLGRRSASAQCLGVEVDNNNVGERPSDLLFPPSTA; from the coding sequence ATGACCCAAAACGGCAGTCTTGTCGAACACTATTACATGATCAGTTTCCTCCTCTTTGCCCTTCTCATGCAGAAGCCGCCAGAAGCAACATCTCAGCTGATAACTGCCGCAAAAACCCCAACATATTTGTCTCAAACATCCCCAATAGAACCACCCAACAAAAATTCCATGGTGGCCATCATGATCATCATCGTCTTTATGTTCCTCCTGTCAGCCTTCATCTCGCTCTACTCGCGCCACTGCACCCGTCGCCCAGCCCGCGTACAGTCTCGCAGGCTGAACATCGCCATGGTAGCCGACGAACTTAACGATCGCCAATCCCACAGCGAGTGTGTTGGCCTCAGCCAAGAGACAATCGAAACATTCCCTACTTTTCTCTACTCCTCCGTGAAGGGTCACAAGATCGGCACGTGCGCATTGGCATGCGCGGTGTGCATAAGCGAGTTCGAGGACCAAGAGACCCTTCGCTTGATCCCCAAATGCAGCCACGTATTTCACCCAACCTGCATCGACGCCTGGCTCGCATCTCACTCCACGTGTCCCGTTTGCCGCGCCGACCTCGATCCAACGCAAAACGACGTCCATTCATCTTCCATATTCTCAATTCACATTCCTGATGATGACGTCATCAACGAAATGGAGGAGCAGGGCCAAAGCAACGAACAAGAGGACGCTGCTGCTGATGCTAGGGGCAGGGATCAAAACGACATCGTCGAATCGTTTTCATCGAAAGGTGATTTGCTACGTAGAAGCCGTACGGTGAACGATGTTATGACAGGCCAAACCCTGCGTTCTTTATTGTTTCCGCGGTCTAACTCGGCCGGAACATCCTTAACCAGGGTTCAGACCGGTGATAAGGATTTTGAAAGGTTTACTCTGAGGTTACCGAGTGGGGTTCGAAGCGAGGTTTTCATGAACTCGAGATTGAAGCGTGCAAAGACTTGTGTGGGGTTAGTGAGAATGAGTAGTGGGACAAAGGGGTATAGGACAGGAAGCGTTGGCAACTGCCGCGGCGATTACGAGCGGTGGCGGTTTACTTTGACACCGCCGTTTTTGACCAAGAATTGGAGTCGGTTAGGGAGAAGATCTGCATCGGCTCAGTGTTTAGGAGTGGAGGTGGATAATAATAATGTTGGTGAGCGACCTTCTGATCTCTTGTTCCCTCCATCGACAGCTTAA